From the Salarias fasciatus chromosome 5, fSalaFa1.1, whole genome shotgun sequence genome, the window TAAAGACGTGTTTGGCCATGAGGTGGTGTGGCGGATACCATCGCAGGACCTTtcttgtgtggagtttgcatgttctcctgcgcatgtgtgggttttcccgGTGATGGACGAGTGAATTGTTCACAGTTTGGATTATGTGGTACAGTGAAGAAGGACATTCAGAGAATCTCTGAACACGCTCACTCTTTTGAATCTTATTAGTTTGTAATCACTTTGTATTTATGACCACGCTCTGAAACCTTTGTATCAACACAGGCAGCATAGTCATGTTTTCTTGTTCACGTCCTGGTTGTTCCTCTGTAGCCCTCAACAGGACCTATAATGGTTTCCTGCTCACTGCCGGTTCTCCTACGTCCagtatttacagtatttaaGAATGTGGGTTAATAACATCTTTAGAACATGAATATATTTTATCATCTAAACTTACGGAACAGCTCGGATATAAAAGTTACTGGAACAaagcagtgttgttttcgttaacgatgacgacaacaaaaatattttcccGTGgctaaaacgagacgtgacgagctataaatatctctttaaagacggaaatgtgacgagacgtagctgttgttttcgttaacgagatgagacgaaaatgtcagtattttgactttcaaaataaattaaaacaaatgcgattcTCCCAGCTTGTTCACGCAGAccggctgctttactctgaaaatatcagcaattcacgagctgcttcctgtcgtTGTTTGACCACGCCTGCACCTTATGCACCGGCGCACTGGAGGGCGTGGCAGCACCTTCCGAACAGAGGCTCAGCGGGAGGAAAACACGTagtgatttatggatgtacTTCAATCataatccagcagaaaataaaacagaacgcctcgtagtgggagacggaggatctaatccaactgtttgactgtttgttcttactgtgaaactgCAATAGGAGCCCACCGTTGATTAGTGgagattttttccccccccaagtacctaataaatctttactttttcttttctttttttaagaataattcaggtgttgtcttattttgaagacatgtattttcacttttgcttAAAATTTGTATAGAGAAAATTCAtgtaaggaatacttacaaagtttatcaaactcaagttaGGTTTGcctcagttttgaagacttcaaAGTGTTTCATAACATCAAGAGtacccaaggaattaattttgtttatttcagttgttttaatggtagtattttcctaataaccatcttaatatcagttttatcgctcctccaaaagtaataacaggcagttactcttaccagttcaaatcagtgacacagaaacataacagaccagttttaataaaagatctcagcctttatatcagtatggACATTAGAAAAATAGCCTGAAAGCatcagcaaaactcctattagtcctctcattctgtctggcagagctcatataagcactgcattgaAGTTGTAAAGTACCAAACTAGTCCggtttattatttaatattcaaaagGCATCGATGTGTTATgttggttttgtgccatttaagtatattttatgatgtttgtttggtttaaaattccctttgtcttttttctcatgtaatgtttaagcctttttttaatgactaaaactggactaaaacccatttggttttcgtcgactaagactatgaagtgtagaaatgactaaaatgtgactaaaactaatgagcatttcgtccaaaagactaagactaaaactaaatcaaaataggctgccaaaaacaacactggaaCAAAGTTTacaatgtttcagttttgtcctATTTCCTCCACATCTAATGCAACATGCTTCAGTACGTTCCCTCATAAAAGTGGTACTTATGTGAGACGAGAGCTTAACTGCAGACGTCTGATCTATCATTTCTGGGTGAGATCGTACATATAGGTCAAAAGCAAAGGGAGTTCTGGAAAGTGTCCCAGACATACTACATCAATGGGAACAACAGTCATTCAGCCAAGTGGCTCTCTGGGAGAATGACTGAAAACGGCTTCATTAGGAGGAAGTGTTTCGCtctcagagtgaaggaaataATCTCAAGTGCGTGATAAGTATTCAAGAGCACATGTTCAGACCTGCTGTTTGTGTCCCTTAATGACTGCAAGTAACAGACAAGACAAAGAAATGAAGATAGACTCCCttggcgaaaaaaaaaaaaccaagcagtTTTCAAAGACTCACATGCCAAATCTCAGCGTTCCCGACACGTATGTCTGCCAGTGGGCGCAGTAAAACATAAACATCCCGgcgaagcagcagaagaacatCCAGTCTGGGTTGGTGCCCAGCTGCACTGCTATGCTGGTTcccaacaccacaaacactgcagagacagacGGACACGGGCGGCGTTAACGGAGGGGCTTCGGGTTCACCGGCGCACGGCGGAGTGGAGTCGGAGCCAAACTGACCGGTGGAGAGAGAGTCACACCCGTGGTCGAACAGCTCGCCCAGCGGGGAGCTGCTGTTGGTGCGTCTGGCCTGCTTCCCGTCAATGGCGTCCAGCGACTGGTAGATGAAGAGGCCCACGGCACACAGCAGGTACGCCCAGAGAGGAGCCTGAAGCACATCCACATGAAAAgcttttttaacaaagcacaaaaAGGTAATTGACTAGTTAATGTGCAGCTGACAGCCTGATCATTACTGAGCTTTTACAATCGGAGAACTCGGGTTTATCGAGTTCCTGGAAAGTGTTATCATAAGCTCAAACATGTTCCACATGTTTTAGCGTCACAAGGCAGAAGGTGGGTGAAAGAGAAAACTTGACTGTGAGGCATGTGGATATTCCAGTGAAGCTGGGATGTTTACCGCCGCGGCTGAAACTCTGGTCGCCTCAGTTCACCACCATTAACCCAGCTCGACCTCAAAAACCTCAGAGacacctcacacactcagcacgTACAACAGACAGTTCAGGAGGAGGAACTCCAGAGCAGAgtgataaaatatgttttttttgttttgttttattaaataaCATTCTGCTGATCACTTATTATTCCTCTCATCAATTAAATGTAAAACCttctgagctgcagagaagatTTTCAGCACttaaatctgtcttttttttttttttctgttccacaTCAAAGCGGACCTGTTCGGTGGCGGTCGGGCAGTAGTACACGAGCACGAGGGTGGTGAAGACGTTGGTGGCCAGGCCAATGATGGTGATGAGGTTGGGGGCGATCCAGGCGGGGACCCGTCCCACCAGCCACTCCCAGTACCGCTGCATCAGAGGCTCCAGGAGGGAGCGTCCGGCGCTGCTGTACCTGTGAGGACAGACACACGCCGCTGAGGAACTGTTCTGGAAAACATatcagcctcacacactcaattcttcactgaaaacagacaaacatcCCAGCAGGTTCACACCATCAAAATAACACGACTCAATAATTCACAGCTTAAAAATATAGATTTTGTCCTTAAGTTCAACAACATCAGCTGTCGTCAGTCCAACAAAACATCATCAGTGCTGTAagaacagtgttgtttttgtaaccataactgaaaaaatgtaaaaaaaaaaaccacacaaaaaaagaactgtaCACAGTTATCCAACACGGCCACTGATTGAATCTATTGATGAGGTTTGAGCtgagaaaaaacatcaaagctGAAATGTCTGATTTTGTGAACACTGAGCATTTAGAAATGAAGCTTTCTATTAATTTAAAATCAGATCAGAGTTCTCCTTCTTTACATATCAAGATCAAATgcatataaaaaagaaaaaaaaaactgaaatccatATGAAAGGGGATTCAAAACATGTAAAACGTCAGATTGGATAAATTAAATGCATGTCTGGTGGGATTTGTTGATCACTGAGATGAATTTGTGGAGGTGTGAGCCCCGCCTTCTGAACCGTGGTTAAAACAGCAGGTCGGAGCTCCTCTGAGGTCTGAGTGAcgcctgaacgcagcacagacCAAACACAGAGCAGCCTTTTAAAGTCATGTATCCTGCAGCTGACTGTAAATGTGCACGACGAACAAATTCTTGATGCTGTTTAAGTTTCTATATATCTATTTTCAAcctctgagtgtttttttaactgcagaaaaacaactccctatttgatttttaatttgattgaaaataaaaacacaactgaaaacagcttcGTTCAGACTGATAGAAACTTCACTCGCATCTGCTCTGATTGCAACTTTGAGGActtcaaaaggagaaaaaaaaaatctcaacgtCAGAAAGCCACGTTGCGTAAtctaccaaacacacacactgaacccgTCTATGTCAGACAGCTTAACCCCTGGGCACGGTCGTACTCTCCTATTCCAAAACCACACACTCCGAGTTTCCAGACATCACAGTAGCAGTAGCTGTCACCTGTGCTCCTCCAGTCTCTTGAGCTGGTGTCGGGACAGGGGGGGCGAGGGCAGCTCGATCAGCCTGCGCAGCACTCCGGGGGCCAGCCAGCAGGCCGCCTCCATGCCCATGCCCTGCCCAGGGTCCTTGTCCCGGACAAGGCCTCGGCGAGAACGCAGGGCCCCCCCTTGCTGCTGCCCCGTTGCGCTCATGGAGCCCCGCTGCCTGCTGGACGATTCCCCGATGGGTCCGGCTCTGCCTCTGCCACTGTCCTGCCTGCGGGGCTAAAGATCCACAGTGGGGCTGGACGTGGCTGGATGGTTCCTGAGAAGAAACCAAGGCACCAACCATCATTAGacctgctgcagaaacacacattcaccaACCTGCTAATAATGATTACAGTTCAATTTGGCTTTTCTAAAGGTTCCTGGTTTTAAAGGAATCGGTTCCTGAGCAGCTTCCAAACCAAACGACGGACTTAATTCTTTATTTAATGTTGCAATACTACATGCATGCATGCTACGGCACATGTAGGCATTTGCATGCATAAGCACGGctaatttattttctcatttattttgaatttcaaaaggGTTGTTTCCAGATTCAATCATTTTGAGAAAACTTTTAGGAACAACTTACAATAAAAGAATTCACTTCTGAGAAAACCAACATTTGTCTCCATTTCCatccttttatttttatcttgaAAATGTTATCATCTTTCATATAAAACTGTTAATGACAGTTTTCCAATTTCAAATCCTAtaagtgaagaaaaaacaactgcTTTTTATTGTATTAAGCAAACTCAAAGTATCAAAACATTTGCATTAAATTGcagaaaactatttaaaataCACACTGTAATAATCACAGATATCTTCAGTTTTAGAATTAGCTCCTGGTGGAGCTTATCTAAAGTTTCAGTAGATTTCCGAAACATTTAGCCTTTCCAAAGTACACTGAGGGACGTATGATTCCACCAATCACGAGTGTCAGTTATCAACACAGCACATGTAAGCTGGTGAACTTAAAAaccatgaaagaaaaaatatctGGACAgaagttttgagtgaaaatgtggcTTTAAGTTTGAAAAATGAGTGTCTACACAAAACTGTGAAGCACTTCTTGTCCATGTTCAACTACTTCTgttggcaataaaaaaaaaacaatattttgtcAATGCTGGTTGAATTGTCACTTCCAAATCCTACCACAAACATGCACTGTAAACATTAGAAAAGCTACCTTAGGATGATGAATGTTATGTGTATTTATTCAAGGAGCAGTGCTGTGCTGCAAAACAGGTttaaacacgcaaaataaaccCAGGGGCCACAAGTCAAGGCTCTCCATGGGTCAGAGGGCCTCCAAGtgacataaaaacacaccagaTAACCACAGAAAATCACAACACTACCACGAGGACAAAAATGTAGGTTAAAACGGTGACAGGAGGACACAGGATTACATCAAGAGACAACAAATCACCACTAAGAAGCACATCATAACTTTATATGAACAACACCAAAGAACTGCGAGGAAACAGATTTACCAGCAAAATGTTCTGTAACAAGATGTCTGAAAACTCTTAGTCATCAAAAGTTAGGATATAGTCCATCATGACAGAGATGCTCCTGGAATTGAAAAAGTGACTGGTgcggaaaaagaaaagaaataatctCAGGGTGCCTTAGTGAATATAAGATACCATGAGGAAACTATGAAAATAgtagaaaaacagacacatagCGACGAATGCATGTCATGGATTGcaatgagaaacaaaacagcagttGCAGCTCTATGAATTACACAAAATGTTGATCAAATGACACAAAACATTCTTTTGTTGCAAATTGACAAAAACACGACAAAGATATATAGATTACAAAGTGACTACAGAGTGAAATAGAGTCAACAGATGTAAAAGGATCTGCTCCTCTCTCATACTTCACACTCATGGGATTGAATCAATTTGTCATGTAGAAGGCTTGTGTTGGACACACTTGGGTATGTGTAAAATTACATATTTATAATAAACATCTCATCATAAGATGCATCAATATATCCAAGAATAAGTCATGCACTGTGAATACATGTAGAAAATCGTTTGACTACGTTTCCTATACGATTGGAGAGATATTTAACCTCAAAGTGAAGCACAACACGGTTTAAATGAGGTGTTTTCCAGTAGACGTGTGGACTGCCCGCGATACCTGAGTTCGTCTGAATGGAGTTTACCTCCGAAATGATCCAAACAGAAAGATCTGGAGTCTGTGACATGTAACGACCGGTGTTTCAGATTAGCTGGTTTCCTGGCTAACCGGTGACCAGCTTGACGTAGCTTCTGTTGCTACTGCTAGTAAACCAGACAGAAATACgcagctgtggaggagaactCCGTTTAGCCGCATTTACAATAAAGTTTCGAAGAGTCGCGCCTTCTGCGCGTCTCTTTTTGATATCAACTGTTACGAGCAGCAGCAACGACGGGCGGTCACCAGTTCACAGGGAAGCCAGTCAGCCCGAAACACCAGTCAGAAACACTGCTGACAGACATCAGCGCCCGCTGAGTTTATCAGCTCAATGATACCTCTGGAACAATCACAAACAGCGGGATGAACCCACTCATAAATGCGTCTGTGATTTGATAAACTATAAACTGTGACTGTCAGAAGCAGGCAACCAACCTGACTCCGGCggactgctaatgctaactggcTACTAGCGGAATTCCCATCAGTTTCACTGTTAGCTTGTGTAGCAACAGCGCGCCGAGCAGCCACGGAAGACATGTGTCAGCAAGGCAATGCCAACAAATGCATCTCCCACAGTTACAGAGATCTTAGAAACACAACACCGGGATTAGAAGCTTCTTCGGTTGTGACACCTCACCCCCCCCGTAGTGACGGCAGCTAGCCGCCGCTAGCCTGACATGCTAGCCCGGGGACGGGTAAAAAGCTGCGGAGATGATGGGACGTGAACGCTGACTGACCTGGCCGGTGAGAGGACGAGCGCCGCGGACGGTCCGAGGGGCGGTGGCTGCACTTCCAGCTGACAGGCGGCGCGTCTCTGCGAGCCGTCAGATTTGACCTGAGATATCCGCACCTGTAGGTGGACCACCACGACCGGTGTCACTGAGGTTCACGCAGAAGGCTAGGTATCGTTAGCCATCACGGAAATCTCGCGTGGCTTCATCCACAGTGGGGGGAAATTCCCCTGAGTGTGTTCTGTCAGGCAGACAGCTCAGCCACCCGACGAGTTTTTTCAATGCCTTGGATTCATGGTGCAAAACCGCCTAAAAAAAATTGGAATTTCAGATttagtcaagttttttttttttcaaactttaataTGACATGTAAACCATGTcaaacaatttatttttattttttgccattCACCTTTGTGACATGTCACTCTAGTAAGGTAAATAAATCTGTATCATCAGCGAATAGAAAATATTTCCGTATATTGGATTAAcgagaacatttttttaacacaatgTCAATAATTCATATCCAGGGACAGACCTGTGAGGAACTTGACAATGGCCAGCGAATGATTCTGATTTCTTGAGGCTGTGGCTCTGtcggttgcaggtttgatttccTATCTCCCCCTGTCCGCACATCAATGTGCCCTTGAGCAAgtcactgaaccccaaactgctcccaatgGTTGGATTGAGTGCCTTGCGTGACAGCCACCTCCagtgctgtgtgaatgtgagtaaCACTGatcaagcagtggaaaagtgtTGTCTAAAGTGAAATCAATCCTGATAGtatttagaaggaaaaaaaccttttcagttGTGCAGTATAGCTGTGAGATTTTAACAAAAGATGCAAACCCAAAAATTGACATTTCTAATTAAATTTACATTAATCAATCATAATTTTTAATCAGTGCAAACATTTCACCAAGTGTTTAAGTGTATAATGTAGTTGTTTGATGCTTAGCACCCTGGTCTCATGgtggaaatgttttcagtccAGGACAGTTTGCATATTTCTTCTCACCATccaaaaaacatacatttgacaCAAGTGGTGACTGTAGGTGTGACACTGTGTCCTGTTTACCTTGTGATGGGCTGGAGCCGACCTGTCCAAGGTGGAGCTATAATCCTTTACACATgagctgggatctgctccagctccctgcaACCCTGAAGTTAATGAAACTGCACAGAGAGAAGATGGAATTGGTGCGGATTGCACCTAATGCTCACTAAGAGTGAAGTCACATACTGAACATCAAAACCTCTTTTTGaaagttaacaaaaaaaatctattttattgaagatgttttccgtttgtttcccgTTAGTAATTTTCTGCCCAGTGCAAATACACAAGATGTGGAGTGTGCAGCTCAGCCTCTCACCAACTGGTGATATATTGTGATGTCTGAGTTCATGACTAATAACcaacgtctctctctctctctctctctcgctgtatctctctttctctctctctctctctctctctctctctctctctctctctctctctctctctctctctctctctctctctctctctctctctctctctctctctctctcgctgtatCTCCAGTACAATTTGTTGT encodes:
- the LOC115388020 gene encoding choline/ethanolaminephosphotransferase 1-like isoform X1 — translated: MSATGQQQGGALRSRRGLVRDKDPGQGMGMEAACWLAPGVLRRLIELPSPPLSRHQLKRLEEHRYSSAGRSLLEPLMQRYWEWLVGRVPAWIAPNLITIIGLATNVFTTLVLVYYCPTATEQAPLWAYLLCAVGLFIYQSLDAIDGKQARRTNSSSPLGELFDHGCDSLSTVFVVLGTSIAVQLGTNPDWMFFCCFAGMFMFYCAHWQTYVSGTLRFGIIDVTEVQIFIIIMYLLAAVGGSAFWQSLIPILNIQMKMVPAICTFLGAIFSCTNYFRVIFTGGVGKNGSTIAGTSVLSPVLHIGSVIILAMMIYKKSAVQLFEKHPCLYILAFGFVSAKITNKLVVAHMTKSEMHLHDLAFLGPGLLFLDQYFNSFIDEYLVLWIALIISFFDLVRYCVSVCNQIACHLHIFVFKIKPCSVLSAAPH
- the LOC115388020 gene encoding choline/ethanolaminephosphotransferase 1-like isoform X2, which encodes MSATGQQQGGALRSRRGLVRDKDPGQGMGMEAACWLAPGVLRRLIELPSPPLSRHQLKRLEEHRYSSAGRSLLEPLMQRYWEWLVGRVPAWIAPNLITIIGLATNVFTTLVLVYYCPTATEQAPLWAYLLCAVGLFIYQSLDAIDGKQARRTNSSSPLGELFDHGCDSLSTVFVVLGTSIAVQLGTNPDWMFFCCFAGMFMFYCAHWQTYVSGTLRFGIFDITEVQLCLAGLQTLTASVGPWLWNVMIPILNIQMKMVPAICTFLGAIFSCTNYFRVIFTGGVGKNGSTIAGTSVLSPVLHIGSVIILAMMIYKKSAVQLFEKHPCLYILAFGFVSAKITNKLVVAHMTKSEMHLHDLAFLGPGLLFLDQYFNSFIDEYLVLWIALIISFFDLVRYCVSVCNQIACHLHIFVFKIKPCSVLSAAPH